In one Nitrososphaera viennensis EN76 genomic region, the following are encoded:
- the thsB gene encoding thermosome subunit beta — MSIQQASAGGMPVLILKEGASQTKGRDAQKNNITAAKLIAEVVRTSLGPRGMDKMLVDSLGDVTITNDGATILKEIDVQHPAAKMMVEISKATDNEVGDGTTSVVVLAGALIEKAEELINKDVHPTIIVDGYRKSAAKTIEVLNSIAQKIEGNEKDELARIARTSMQTKIVSREADDLAAIVVNAALSVAEKTDGGFRMDVDDIKVEKKAGGSIRDTKMIKGIVLDKEVVHGGMPKRVEKAKIALINAALEIEKTEFDAKINISSPDQMKMFLEEENKMLKDMVDKVVKAGANVVVCQKGIDDIAQHYLAKAGVLTVRRVKESDMTKMSRATGARIVNNLDDLTSKDLGSAELVEERKVETDKWVFIEGCKHPKSVTILIRGGSQRVVDEADRSVHDALMVAKDVLEKPAIVAGGGAPEAYAAARLREWASTLSGREQLAAEKFAEALEVIPLALAENAGMDPIDTLTELRAKQSKGSKWTGVDARNAKVADMSKLDVVEPLAVKEQIIKSATEAASMILRIDDVIASSKSGGAPAMPPGGGMGGGMGGMGMDM, encoded by the coding sequence ATGTCAATACAACAAGCTTCAGCAGGCGGAATGCCAGTACTGATTTTGAAAGAGGGAGCGTCCCAGACGAAGGGTCGCGACGCCCAGAAGAATAACATCACGGCGGCAAAACTCATCGCGGAGGTAGTCAGGACCTCGCTTGGCCCACGCGGCATGGACAAGATGCTAGTGGACAGCCTCGGAGACGTCACCATCACCAACGACGGCGCCACCATCTTGAAGGAGATCGACGTGCAGCACCCGGCGGCAAAGATGATGGTCGAGATAAGCAAGGCTACAGACAACGAGGTCGGCGACGGCACAACCTCGGTGGTCGTGCTTGCAGGCGCCCTCATTGAAAAGGCAGAAGAGCTCATCAACAAGGACGTCCACCCGACAATAATCGTAGATGGCTACCGCAAGAGCGCGGCCAAGACCATCGAAGTCCTCAACAGCATCGCGCAAAAGATCGAGGGCAACGAGAAGGACGAGCTTGCCAGGATTGCAAGGACATCGATGCAGACCAAGATAGTGTCGAGGGAGGCTGACGACCTTGCCGCAATAGTGGTAAACGCGGCGCTCTCCGTGGCGGAAAAGACCGACGGCGGATTCAGGATGGACGTTGACGACATCAAGGTGGAAAAGAAGGCGGGAGGCTCCATCCGCGACACCAAGATGATAAAAGGCATCGTGCTTGACAAGGAAGTAGTGCATGGCGGCATGCCAAAGCGCGTCGAGAAGGCCAAGATTGCGCTGATAAACGCCGCGCTGGAGATTGAAAAGACCGAGTTTGACGCCAAGATAAACATCAGCTCGCCAGACCAGATGAAGATGTTCCTTGAGGAGGAAAACAAGATGCTCAAGGACATGGTCGACAAGGTGGTCAAGGCAGGCGCAAACGTGGTTGTCTGCCAGAAGGGAATCGACGACATCGCCCAGCACTACCTTGCAAAGGCAGGCGTCCTCACTGTAAGGCGCGTGAAGGAAAGCGACATGACGAAAATGTCCCGCGCGACAGGCGCAAGGATCGTCAACAACCTTGACGACCTGACGTCAAAGGACCTTGGCTCTGCCGAGCTTGTGGAGGAGCGCAAGGTAGAGACGGACAAGTGGGTGTTCATCGAAGGGTGCAAGCACCCCAAGTCCGTGACGATCCTCATCCGCGGAGGCTCGCAACGCGTTGTAGACGAGGCCGACAGGTCGGTCCACGACGCGCTCATGGTTGCCAAGGACGTCCTTGAAAAGCCGGCCATCGTGGCAGGCGGAGGCGCTCCAGAGGCCTATGCAGCAGCAAGGCTTCGCGAGTGGGCCAGCACGCTCTCTGGCAGGGAGCAGCTTGCCGCAGAGAAATTTGCGGAGGCGCTTGAAGTAATACCGCTTGCGCTTGCCGAGAACGCCGGCATGGACCCGATTGACACGCTGACTGAACTTCGCGCCAAGCAGAGCAAGGGAAGCAAGTGGACCGGCGTAGATGCAAGGAACGCCAAGGTCGCTGACATGTCAAAACTCGATGTCGTCGAGCCGCTTGCTGTCAAGGAGCAGATAATCAAGTCTGCGACAGAGGCCGCGTCTATGATCCTCAGGATCGATGACGTGATCGCCTCAAGCAAGTCGGGAGGCGCGCCGGCTATGCCGCCGGGAGGAGGCATGGGTGGCGGCATGGGCGGAATGGGCATGGACATGTAA
- a CDS encoding helix-turn-helix transcriptional regulator, which yields MAAERQPTEGVGSLFFELAGDLRLSMLSRLSEKDYRLSQLASELDATMQEAHRNMTRLIESGLVSKGREGELVLTAYGRTVVSLVPSYDFLYRHRDFFADHSLGDLPPKFVQRLGSFRGCEMVHGVMAILQRWKTLYSSSDTFIKEIMAQVPLDLIETISARVDEGVKFSYIFASNAVVPKGRTQLLQKVGWRNFINKGLVERRMLPDVKVMTIFNEKQGCVMFPNQKGEPDLNVMFYGESAEFLEWCNDFFNHQWSSADAFDEGKLKHEV from the coding sequence ATGGCAGCGGAGCGGCAGCCCACCGAAGGCGTAGGTTCGCTTTTCTTCGAGCTCGCAGGCGACTTACGCCTCTCCATGCTGTCAAGGCTGAGCGAAAAAGACTATCGGCTGTCGCAGCTTGCGTCAGAGCTTGATGCTACCATGCAGGAGGCCCACAGGAACATGACGCGGCTGATAGAGTCCGGGCTCGTGTCAAAGGGCAGGGAGGGCGAACTCGTGCTCACCGCGTACGGCAGGACCGTGGTTTCACTGGTGCCAAGCTACGATTTTCTCTACAGGCACCGCGACTTTTTTGCAGACCACAGCCTCGGCGACTTGCCGCCCAAGTTCGTCCAGCGCCTCGGCTCGTTTCGCGGCTGCGAGATGGTGCACGGCGTGATGGCGATACTCCAGCGCTGGAAGACGCTGTACAGCAGCTCTGACACTTTTATCAAGGAGATAATGGCTCAGGTGCCGCTGGACCTCATCGAGACGATAAGCGCAAGGGTCGACGAGGGTGTGAAATTCTCGTACATATTTGCTTCAAACGCCGTGGTGCCAAAGGGCAGAACGCAGCTTCTCCAGAAGGTCGGCTGGCGCAACTTTATCAACAAGGGCTTGGTCGAGCGCAGGATGCTCCCCGACGTCAAGGTGATGACCATATTCAACGAAAAGCAGGGGTGCGTCATGTTCCCGAACCAAAAGGGCGAGCCGGATCTGAACGTCATGTTCTATGGAGAAAGCGCGGAATTCCTGGAATGGTGCAACGACTTTTTCAACCACCAGTGGAGCAGCGCCGACGCGTTTGACGAGGGAAAATTAAAGCACGAAGTGTAA
- a CDS encoding Lrp/AsnC ligand binding domain-containing protein, with the protein MPKAFVLMNAELGSEDSLVSELKKMEGVKEVYQVYGVYDIVAQVEADAMEKVKETITWKLRKLNGVKSTLTMIVME; encoded by the coding sequence ATGCCAAAAGCCTTCGTTCTCATGAACGCCGAGCTCGGAAGCGAGGACTCACTGGTAAGCGAGCTGAAAAAGATGGAAGGCGTCAAGGAGGTCTATCAGGTGTACGGCGTTTATGACATCGTGGCCCAAGTCGAGGCCGACGCAATGGAGAAAGTGAAAGAGACCATAACATGGAAGCTGCGCAAGCTCAACGGAGTAAAGTCGACGCTTACCATGATAGTCATGGAGTGA
- a CDS encoding cyclase family protein translates to MMEVIDLTMRVSPVTKVFPGSPQPTFVAWSRFDVHGYDSEVVHMSTHTGTHMDAPSHFAPGKQAIDGISASRLVSQAVLIKVPKKADQLIEIADISEEVRQGDTVVFATGWERQYKNSHYMTKNPGLSGKAAAYLAKNKVNAVAIDGPSIDAGFDGKFTAHNILLQAGVLAVENLCNLDKIGKKKRFTLVVAPLKLAGASGSPVRALALLLP, encoded by the coding sequence ATGATGGAGGTAATTGACCTCACGATGAGGGTGTCACCGGTAACCAAGGTGTTTCCCGGCTCGCCGCAGCCGACGTTTGTCGCATGGTCCAGGTTTGACGTGCACGGCTATGATTCGGAGGTGGTGCACATGAGCACCCACACCGGCACGCACATGGACGCGCCCTCGCATTTTGCGCCCGGCAAGCAGGCGATAGACGGCATTTCCGCGTCAAGGCTGGTTTCGCAAGCGGTGTTGATAAAAGTGCCAAAAAAGGCAGACCAGCTCATCGAGATCGCCGACATCTCAGAGGAGGTCAGGCAGGGTGACACGGTGGTGTTTGCCACAGGCTGGGAGCGGCAATACAAAAACAGCCATTACATGACGAAAAACCCGGGCCTGTCAGGCAAGGCTGCGGCGTACCTTGCAAAGAACAAAGTTAATGCGGTGGCAATAGACGGCCCGAGCATCGACGCCGGCTTTGACGGAAAATTCACGGCGCACAACATCCTCCTGCAGGCAGGCGTGCTTGCCGTCGAGAACCTCTGCAACCTTGACAAGATAGGAAAAAAGAAGAGGTTCACGCTGGTTGTAGCGCCGTTAAAGCTGGCGGGCGCATCGGGCTCGCCCGTGAGGGCGCTTGCGCTCCTCCTTCCCTAG
- a CDS encoding rhomboid family intramembrane serine protease: MFPIHDDAERIHGRPWLNYTLMGINIAVFIWQASVTSFFTDERALTEMFLMYGTVPDRLFSEWPGSAFTVVTSMFMHGGIAHIIGNMVFLWVFGDNIEDKFGRVKYILLYIGWGFAAALLHSAAAVSTGDGAIPAVGASGAISGVLGAYMVMFPRARIYTIITAFFIYTVRIPVLVYIPFWFALQLIFGVIGQFGPFGDSGVAYLAHVGGFIAGAVTGVFGRNFILPKLASLAGKGTTYKPPVKKVRPKIEDVVSETPPEVIEGPGYYEIIAEIKGVADASAIHATYEQESKLVRITANGSRRYEMAAKLPDTAAGATVESVQYLNGIARIRLAKIPS; encoded by the coding sequence ATGTTTCCAATCCATGATGACGCCGAGAGGATACATGGCAGACCGTGGCTCAACTACACCCTGATGGGGATCAACATTGCAGTATTCATCTGGCAGGCGTCGGTGACAAGCTTTTTCACCGACGAGCGGGCCTTGACAGAGATGTTTTTGATGTACGGAACCGTGCCGGACAGGCTGTTCTCGGAATGGCCGGGAAGCGCCTTTACAGTCGTGACTTCGATGTTCATGCACGGAGGCATCGCCCACATCATCGGCAACATGGTGTTCCTGTGGGTATTTGGCGACAACATAGAGGACAAGTTCGGGCGCGTAAAATACATCCTGCTCTACATCGGCTGGGGCTTTGCGGCCGCGCTCTTGCACAGCGCAGCCGCCGTGTCCACGGGCGACGGGGCGATACCGGCAGTAGGGGCGTCAGGCGCAATATCAGGAGTGCTTGGCGCGTACATGGTCATGTTCCCCAGGGCAAGGATCTACACCATAATCACGGCATTTTTCATCTACACGGTGCGCATACCCGTGCTGGTCTACATACCGTTCTGGTTTGCGCTGCAGCTGATATTTGGAGTCATTGGCCAGTTTGGACCGTTTGGCGACTCGGGCGTCGCGTACCTTGCGCACGTCGGCGGCTTTATCGCCGGCGCGGTGACTGGCGTTTTTGGAAGGAACTTTATCCTGCCCAAGCTAGCAAGCCTTGCCGGCAAGGGCACCACGTACAAGCCGCCGGTGAAAAAAGTGCGCCCCAAGATAGAGGACGTCGTGAGCGAGACGCCGCCCGAGGTCATAGAGGGCCCCGGCTATTACGAGATAATCGCAGAGATAAAGGGCGTCGCCGACGCCTCTGCAATCCACGCCACGTACGAGCAAGAGTCAAAGCTTGTTCGGATCACTGCAAACGGGTCGCGCAGGTACGAGATGGCCGCAAAACTCCCGGACACGGCGGCCGGCGCAACCGTCGAGTCCGTACAGTACCTCAACGGCATTGCCAGGATAAGGCTTGCCAAGATACCATCATGA
- a CDS encoding Lrp/AsnC ligand binding domain-containing protein: protein MPTAYVLINCDLGSEEDIIRDLKKLPEAVEVSGVYGVYDIIAKIRSDSMDKLRETITWHVRKIDKVRSTLTMIVIEGQGEKKK from the coding sequence ATGCCAACAGCATACGTCCTTATCAACTGCGACCTTGGTTCTGAAGAAGACATCATAAGGGACCTGAAAAAGCTGCCGGAAGCAGTGGAGGTGAGCGGCGTGTATGGCGTGTATGACATCATCGCCAAGATACGCTCTGATAGCATGGACAAGCTGCGTGAAACCATCACTTGGCACGTCCGAAAGATAGACAAGGTGCGCTCCACCCTGACCATGATAGTGATAGAGGGCCAGGGCGAGAAGAAAAAGTAA
- a CDS encoding aminotransferase class V-fold PLP-dependent enzyme, which yields MTVAPDAPDLRTDFPITKKMIYMNNGAVAPTPLAVVKATTDFMVKCADEGPDAQATSDYITLLLKELRTRVAHLINCEPEEVVLTQSTTEGINIVANGISWQKGDTIIARGGKHEHPANYLPWLRLSQQRGMVLKELAIDENGFFDLDELEKAARKSRLVTMSHALYNTGAIMPLEEVGRITEENNALFCVDAAQTAGTIRIDVKKIGCHFMAFPGFKWLCGPMGMGILYCSKKAAEMLEPPSIGGESAMVSGNNSSIIAIRGMPHRLQTGFRNYPGAAGLEAALRYILRVGIDNIRSANMKVAEALRQELGRIEGVTLHGPQDVSKRTSIVTFSVPKDPSMIVRKLEEESGTVLAEREVAGGRKIIRAAPHFFNTEAQAATIAAQIKALLLQ from the coding sequence ATGACAGTGGCCCCGGACGCGCCCGACTTGAGGACGGACTTTCCGATAACAAAGAAGATGATATACATGAACAACGGAGCAGTGGCACCGACACCGCTTGCCGTGGTCAAGGCCACGACGGACTTTATGGTAAAGTGCGCCGACGAGGGACCGGACGCGCAGGCGACTTCCGACTATATCACTTTGCTGCTGAAAGAATTGAGGACGCGGGTGGCGCACCTGATAAACTGCGAGCCGGAAGAAGTGGTCCTTACCCAGAGCACAACGGAGGGCATCAACATCGTCGCAAACGGGATTTCGTGGCAAAAAGGCGACACGATAATCGCAAGGGGAGGCAAGCACGAGCACCCTGCCAACTATTTGCCCTGGCTGCGCCTGTCGCAACAAAGAGGCATGGTATTGAAAGAGCTTGCGATAGACGAAAACGGCTTTTTCGATCTGGATGAACTGGAAAAAGCCGCCAGGAAAAGCAGGCTTGTCACGATGAGCCACGCGCTGTACAACACGGGCGCGATTATGCCACTTGAAGAGGTCGGCAGGATAACAGAGGAAAACAACGCCCTGTTTTGCGTGGACGCTGCGCAGACTGCCGGCACAATCAGGATAGACGTCAAAAAGATCGGCTGCCACTTTATGGCGTTTCCCGGCTTCAAGTGGCTCTGCGGGCCGATGGGCATGGGAATATTGTATTGCAGCAAAAAGGCCGCAGAGATGCTAGAGCCGCCCTCGATTGGAGGCGAGTCGGCCATGGTTTCAGGCAACAACAGCAGCATTATCGCCATCAGGGGTATGCCTCACCGGCTGCAGACAGGTTTTAGAAACTATCCTGGCGCGGCTGGCCTTGAAGCAGCTCTGCGCTACATCCTTCGCGTCGGCATCGACAACATACGCTCTGCGAACATGAAGGTTGCAGAGGCCCTGCGGCAAGAGCTCGGCAGGATCGAGGGCGTCACGCTGCACGGGCCGCAAGACGTGAGCAAGCGCACGTCCATAGTCACGTTTTCGGTGCCAAAGGACCCTTCGATGATAGTGAGGAAGCTGGAAGAAGAAAGCGGAACGGTGCTTGCCGAGCGCGAGGTTGCAGGTGGAAGAAAGATAATCAGGGCCGCGCCCCACTTTTTCAACACAGAGGCCCAGGCCGCAACAATTGCGGCCCAGATAAAGGCGCTGCTGTTGCAGTAG
- a CDS encoding radical SAM protein: protein MVDLVYGRGITDLAREMPFYISIFKKIIAYRLFKSKQPMYGSVDVNNICNLHCTHCYWWLNRKEGEDLTAEDWRKIIKEKINKNHLFVVTLVGGEPTMRPDVIQTFCEEMPHRVCVVTNATFPLKRFENLYFYWVSMDGTEKIHDMIRGKGSYAKTRQNILDYVAGPDRRGKPAWKDIWITMTINSQNYMTVEDLTEEWRGKVNKIGFQFHTPFAKGDPLFMPFGEKRSEVVDKIIALKKKYPDFVINSPKQISLMKGNWGGIGTTPVDCPSWAIMSFDHMGRIKMPCCIGSADPKAQKPLCEECGLGCYSILVAQGIVGN from the coding sequence ATGGTAGACCTAGTCTACGGCAGGGGCATTACTGACCTTGCCCGCGAGATGCCCTTTTACATCAGCATTTTCAAAAAGATCATCGCTTATCGCCTCTTCAAGAGCAAGCAGCCGATGTACGGCTCTGTAGACGTCAACAACATCTGCAATTTGCACTGCACGCACTGCTACTGGTGGCTCAACCGCAAGGAGGGCGAGGACCTCACCGCTGAGGACTGGCGCAAGATAATCAAGGAAAAGATAAACAAGAACCACCTCTTTGTCGTGACCCTTGTCGGGGGCGAGCCTACCATGCGCCCCGACGTCATCCAGACCTTCTGCGAAGAGATGCCGCACCGCGTCTGCGTTGTGACAAACGCCACCTTCCCGCTAAAGCGCTTTGAGAACCTCTATTTCTACTGGGTCTCGATGGACGGGACGGAAAAGATCCACGACATGATACGCGGCAAGGGCTCGTACGCCAAGACGAGGCAGAACATCCTCGACTACGTAGCCGGGCCAGACAGGCGGGGCAAGCCGGCGTGGAAGGACATCTGGATCACCATGACGATAAACTCGCAGAACTACATGACCGTGGAAGACCTGACGGAGGAGTGGCGCGGAAAGGTGAACAAGATAGGGTTCCAGTTCCACACGCCGTTTGCAAAGGGCGACCCTCTGTTCATGCCCTTTGGAGAAAAGCGCAGCGAAGTGGTGGACAAGATAATCGCGCTCAAGAAAAAGTACCCCGACTTTGTGATAAACTCGCCAAAGCAGATCTCTCTCATGAAGGGCAACTGGGGCGGCATCGGGACGACCCCCGTGGACTGCCCGTCGTGGGCCATCATGTCGTTTGACCACATGGGGCGCATAAAGATGCCCTGCTGCATCGGAAGCGCGGATCCAAAGGCGCAAAAGCCGCTCTGCGAAGAGTGTGGCCTCGGCTGCTATTCCATCCTTGTCGCGCAGGGTATAGTCGGCAACTAG
- a CDS encoding C2H2-type zinc finger protein, which produces MGLFGKKKEEQAGGTFKCQYCDMKFDDKERMKRHMKKAHSEKGGGDMPNMNPFGFS; this is translated from the coding sequence TTGGGACTTTTTGGCAAGAAAAAAGAAGAACAGGCTGGCGGAACTTTCAAGTGCCAGTACTGCGACATGAAGTTTGACGACAAGGAGCGCATGAAGCGCCACATGAAAAAAGCGCACAGCGAAAAAGGCGGCGGGGACATGCCAAACATGAACCCGTTTGGATTCAGCTAG